Genomic segment of Zingiber officinale cultivar Zhangliang chromosome 11B, Zo_v1.1, whole genome shotgun sequence:
CGAGTGATGAAACCCCTGAATTCAATTCCTATCCAATTTAGACACAATTTCATGCTCTTACCATTTGTGCTAAGTCTAGGGATATCaacattatattataataattacaaaTCATAACTGGTACTTTATTTCTGATCAACATCAATCAATATTGTGTTGAGAAATTATATTCTCATAGTtgttataattataaaaattatagtaGTTATAAAATCTTAATTGTTACAATTATGTAACAATTATAATTATGTAATAACTATGATCTCATAgttactataactataaaaaaaaaataaaagtaattttagaaataaaaatatactaatGTGAAATGGAATATGGTAATAAAGAAAAAGGGCATACTTTTTTATTCCAATAAAAGGGGCATCCTTTTCACTTTTGCCCTAACTTATTTCCATATATATGAATGTTTTGCAAAACAAAGaattactaattgcaaaaaaaaaaaagtaattcatTTACTAATTAGATAATGTAAACAAATCTTCTGCAGCAACTATGATGAACATATCTTCTGCAGCAActtgtgatgatgatgatgattgcACAAAACGGGAGCTGTACAGAGGGATcaattttccaatgttcttcctcttTTTAATCTCGCAGCTACTTTTAACTTCAACCTTCGATGAGATTGTCTATCTGGGGAGCCAATTGGCGGATGAAAAGAGTTGGTGGCAGCGGCAGCTGTAGCAGTATCAGATGAAGTCTGGGGTTCCTCTTTAATGGCAGTTTTTGAACTGGGACGTTTCTTCAATCTTGCGAATGGAAATCTAGGCAATGCCAGCACTGGACTGGACCAAGTTGAAGCTTTGTTAGTTTAATGAGGGGACTGATAAGTTGAAGACAATAAGTGTAATACATTTATGAATGTGAAAAACCAGGCTTTCGACCGGAAGCAAGAACCACTTTACAGAATCTTCGtgggtaaaaaataaaaaaggcacCCCTTTTTATTGAAATTGTCCCATGTCGATACATTTTTATTTCTGAAACTACCCTTATTTTATGTGTTGTTGTAACAGTTATGGGTTCATAACTGTTACATATGGACACTTCAACTCTGATCATAATTGCTATATATGGACAAATAAGCTATGTTGTGGCAACTATAGTTCATAGCTATtgcaacataaatatttaaattttgatcaaCACTAATAAATTATGTTGTAGAACTTCATCTTTCATCAATACTAGTCAATATTATGTTATAGTAACATTTCATCTTTGATCGATACTAACAATACCGTGTTGTAGCAACTATAACATAggtcaacatcatattctagCAATTACAAATCATAGCTGTTACAATATAGATAGTTTATTTATGGTCAATACTAACTCAATATTAATCAACATTATCTTGTAATAGCTATAGGATCATAGCTGCTATAACTATGTAATTATAGTAACTACAAAATTGTAGCTATTACAATTTCGTAGCTGCTCTAATTGTGTAGCAACCATGATCTTATAGTTTCTACAATAACACTAAACATAAGAGTAGTTTCAGAAAGTAAAATATATAGAGGTGGGATGGAGAAtccttttgataataaataaaaaaagagcACCCTTTTAATAATTCCAATAAAAATGTCACCCTTTTGAGTTTTGCCTAATCTTCGTTTACGGAGATCAATTACATTTTGATTGGCAGGAATAACAGAATTGACAGTAGTGCCCAATCTTCTTTTATGGAGATCAATAAGATTCTTATGGGCAAGAATAACAGAATCGATATGATAGTAGTGAACAAGAACTTCATTAGAAAGAGAAGATACACCTTAATTAAAAAGATTACCAAATCTATGTTTTTCAATATTCATTTTATATCTATAAAAAACTCAGATTAATAGAACATCGAAACTATTTAGCCATATCTAACCTCTCGACGGAAGTAAAGCAAAAAATTGACAAAAACTGACTATGGCCATGAACAACTCCAACATTTTCAATGATTCATAATaacttttctttatttctttatttattttcgatAATCCAAGTGTTTGGGCTTTCGTCCGATTAATCTTGGAGGTCCCATTTGGGATTAGAACTCTGATTCATTTAGTGTTCCTCCTAGCGTTGTATGACTATTAACAGAGTGGAAGATATAACTTTCAAGTTGCTTTTTATATTTAAAGAAAATGTGGGATTTTACTCCATCTTTGTGGATATAATCcagtaataatttataaatttttcatcAAAACTTAAGCACTCAAAATTACTGACCCTTTTTCAGATTTGATGACTTCAACTGCAGTAGCTGGTCGTTCAGAATAAAGAACATATTGCTTACTATTTCCTGCATAGAAAGAGAATGTATGCGTTAAGTGATTATCGATCTGGGAAAGCTGGAAACATATTGCATTACCATCTTTCTCAACTTCTGAGCTACCCATGATGCTTAGATGCTGTGTAGCCATCAAAGTTTCTCGAATGCCCTTCAAACATGTAATACAATTACTTTCTTCACTTGCATGAAACCAGATCTACACTTGTCTAAAGTTGAACCACAAAAAATTTACACATCGAAAGGATCATGATAAGGTAATCAAAATCTCCTTGAGTAACACGGGTTGGCGAACCTGTTTGTCATCTGGCATGTCGTTGATAGGATCAAAACAAAATGAGCCACCTCCAACTCTGGGATCAGTAGGCTCTAGAGATGGCTTTGAGGTGTGAGTTAATATTGTCTCACTAGCCATGTCCATATCTGAGTTATTGTTAACTGGAAGTATCTTTACATGCTCATTTGTCCTTTCATTAGATTGCCTAACGGCAACAGTTGCATTTTCATCTGTAGTGTGCAACGCCAATGCCTCAGGCAAAGTTGAGCATGGACCTAATCCAGCAGTAGTAATCAGTGAACCGTTTGAAATGTGATGGATGCCTATAACAGTTTGAGCTATTTCATCTGATTCTTATGAGACCACAAATTTTTGTAAGAAAACCTGATAATAAGTTGTATGTAGATTTTGCTCGTACTCTTCGGTGATCAACATTTTTGCCTGTTGTAGATGTATGGTAGCTCCTTTTCTGAGCAGAAAATAGAGACAAAAACCACACATCAAATGAAATTTGAGCTAAAATTGGTGCTAGATGGCAAAAGCACTAAACAATTTTCTTAAAAAAGACTGAAtactatgacaaataaaataggATACTCTAATGATTTTAGTTCTTTTCATGTCCATTCCTGTATATCTTAATATTCTCATCTCTACGACTCTTATCTTCTAttgtgtgctcgagtcatagcccaatttCAACTCCAAACCGTCATTTTATAAAACTTccccttaaattttaatttcatacaCTCTCTAGTTTGAAAATCAAACTAATATTTAAATAAGTTGGTAAGTTAAATGAATATAAAGTAGAATCAATTTTTCTTATAGTAATAATGAATGTCAATGCCTTAATAGAACTTCGTAAGGTATTTTCTAGGTTTAATGAATGCGTAGATGTGTTAATACATCAATATGTTTTATAATAATCATTACTTGATTCAATCCTTCCCATATCGTAGTATATCAATGTGTTTCTCTTATTCACATGATAAATCAATTAGACGTAGGCAAAGGAACCAAATCAATATGTTGCTAAGTTTTATACCCCCAAAAGTTATTATAAATGGACACAATTGCAAATATCTTAGTAGAATAATTATAAGCAATTTTATCAATTTTCAATCGTATCTTATCCCTTTATTCTTATACTTTTGTTGGTCCTTTTAAGTACTTAAGGCAGAGTAACAATCATAGACTTAGGTCATAGCCAAGGGGCATGTGCCAAACACTATGAGTTGTCAAAGAGTTTTGTAGAAAACTCAAGGATAGTTGAGGAGATTTTTTTGGAGAATCAAATATTAGTTTGATAAGGGGATCTCTAAAAGATCTAAGTGAAGGATCATAGGAATTTTTAGAAGGTTTAAGTCGAGAACTTTTTCGGAGGCTTAAGTAGGAGATTGTTCAAGAAGATTAGGTAAAAAGTTGTTAGGGGTTCCTTTAGGTAGTTTGGGTAAAGGGTGGCTAGGTGGCCCCTAAGAAGACTCGAGAAAAGGTTATCAAGGAGTTTTTTAACATGAGGTTCTTCGATGATCATACCATCAAGGGGCTTACCTAAGGAGTCATTGGAGGATCCTTTTAAGGTAGTTATCAAAGAATTTAGGAGAGTCCTTTAAAGTCAAATAATAATCATTAGAGAGATTGTTTAGAATTTTTGTTCATTGAGGAACCCTCTAAGGTAAGTCACCAAGGGAATCTTCTATGATTAGGTCATCAATGGAGTCCTTTAAGGTAAGTCATTAGAAGagttcttaaaatcaaattattagagagatcttgtacagatTCTACACGGGATTTTCCTgagtttgattcttttattttaattaaatattctttGATAGTGTATGAACTAGAGGCTCTCAATGTTGTCTTTAGTTTTGGTTCACTAAAGGAATATTGTTTTGGGTTAGCAAAAGCATTATGCATTTGTCTTCTAAAATTCGGCGGAACATATTTTtgcataaattttatttttctttaatgccAACATGTGATGAATTTTGCGCTTATCATATAATGTAATGGTGCCAAAATTCACTAATGACTCCAATGTTATTATTAACAATTCGTGCTCGTTCAATAGAAGTTATGCTGATTAAAATAGGCTTCAATGTCAACTAACCACTGACCATTATAGAAAGCTAACTTTGCATATTTAGGAAAGATGAAAATTAGTGTAGCAAAAAGATGAGTATTTCCATTGAACAAGTTCGTAAACAATTTCCTGTTGCTAAATACATGAGTCACTTGAACAAACAAGTCGCAATGCGAATTGAACATGCAATTTCTAAAGtgtttttaaaaacaaaactaaTTAACAGAAAAAGATGTGTACATTTTCTTTTGTAATATGGAAAAATAACTTGCTCAAGGTACCTTCGATGATGGCGAAGGATGATAAGATATTGAATTAGTTCTATCATTGCACAAACTCATTCCTCTTGATGGTGCGGTTTTGTACATACTTGTATCTATATTTTCAAGCTGACAAGCTGGCAAGGATCTCATATATGATTTGGCAACATCCACCGGGCATAAACCTTCAAGATCCTAAAGGTGAAAGGAATTTTATCAGACTGGCATTATGAACATGATCGTTAAGTATTAAAAACAGACACTGTTAAACAACATAAGTATATTTTCTACACTCTCATCATAGCAATAGTACCTAATTCCATGGAATTAACCATTATGGAGAACAAACTATCAAATAAATACAAGCTCAATTAACAAATAATAAAAATGTTAACAATCCAACAAAGACTTGACCCAACAACAACATCAATTACGATGCATAAGCATATTGTAAAAAATTAGAACGGTGAGAAATTGAGAGCATACAGATTGAAGCATATCTGTGTGCAGAGTAGAAGGTCCATGATCAAAAGCAGTTTTTGAGCTCGATGAAGACCTTTTTGACTCAAGCCATCTGTTAACTTTCCTTATGGCTGAATCTGGGAACATGTCATCTGCCTGGCAAGTGCAAGATGTAGGAGAAAGGGATTTCAGAACAGAATATGTACTCTTTGGCAGATCTCCAGCAGGATGCGATAGCTGATAAGATTGTGGGTAAGCAATATCCTTGCTAACAACCATGTCAGACATGTCTTTTGGTAAATGATGTGGATCAACTTCTGCAGAATGATCATCCACAACTCGTGATTCGATTGTCTTTATTAATTTGTTGCACTCATCCCTGCTGGACAATACaacacaaaagaaaagaaaaaggaaatgcacATAAGTCTGAAGCATAACACCACAGGTATGATAGTCAAGTTGACAATTGACGGTTCTAAGTTTTAatacacaaaaaaaaacaaacatagCCATTGAATTGTTAGTTGAAATTTTCATGTAGTATTGTCATTAGGAAGATAAACTTCTGAATGATTTTAGCAAGTAAAAAACAACAAATAGCAGACTAAATGAATATGAGAAGAAGcttcaaaaaaaatttatgagCATATGACTTTTCTAGATTGTGAGCTGTAGAAAAAGAAAGTATCTCTTTCGTTTTACCATGAAATGAGTTTGTTCTTTTGTCTTTTACTAATACACATTTCTGTTTTTCATATGAATAACTATCACAACAAGGTTAGCAAATCTTTACTTCTAAATTCAATTGAAGAATAGAATGAGAACAAGTAggaattattttgtttttcttttacttGATGCACTAACATAGAGAAATCAAATACAGATTGGCAATATAAAACCATGTTGGAATCTTGAAGAGGCCATCTATATAGAGGAAAATGAGTCGAAAATTGCTTGTTCTTGGATGAACCTACAGGAGGCTACAAAAAAAAAGATGAATATTTAGATGGAAAAAGAAATTCATAATAACAGAATAAATAGAACCATCCACTATAATTACCTAGTAAACGTTTCCTGCAGTAGCAGTTGCTCTATCGCAGCTTTGCTCCCAACTTCTTTGAGAATAACAATGGAACCCTCCATCGAGTCATTGACTaaatatgatgtttttagtttCTGAAAATATGCACAAATGACTTCTTAACATCTACCAGCAATTTTAACCAGATTCATATCAACAGTCAGATTGTTCAGCATTAGCAAGATTCTCCTACTtctattttaaaaatgaaaaaaaaaagatgaggAATCTACTTCATTTAGTTGTTCACTTTGTCGTAGATCCAGAGAAACATTTTCATCTTCATCTGCAATATCAATTTAAGAATTCATATGCTCAATAACAGAAGTCCTGATAAAAGGATCGTGCAATTAGTTTCAAATTAATTACATGTATCATAAAATGCAGAACTAAGAGACAATATAAAATGCAAAAAGGGAAAGAGTGCCTCAAATTGGATCCCGTTGATCATCTAAGATTCAAATTTGCAACCAAAAAGGACTCAAATGATGAATAATCTACGAATTCCCAATGCAAGATAACAACTTTGCCACATTAAAGTGCTTAGTaccatttttttaatttcaaaaatgaaaacaagaagaaaaaaaaaaaggttgtttACTCGAATTCCCATCGGTCTCCTCTTCCAAGGAGCAGCAATAAGAGGAGGATGAGGCGGAATCGGAGCCGAAGACAGAAGAGACGAGTTTCCCCGCTCCATAGACGATATTAGCGAGCCATCCACCGCCAGCATTTCCAGGGGGTGCGGCGTGCGGAGACGGGGGAGGAGGCGGCGTTTCCTCCGGCCGGCGACGATGGCCGAAGAGGGAGGACATAGAAGGAGAGGCGGAAGAatccagaagaggaagaagcgcGCAAATGCCGCGTGAGCACCGCCCGTTCCCTCCCCTTCCCCCGCGGTGGAAGCCCGATGCTCCTCAAACGAACGTAGCAGTGGGGTCGTTACCAAATCGTCTTATTTTTCAACTTTTTATGAAATGGacgttttatttttttgttttttgtttttaaaaaaacattaggGCAAAAATGTGAATGAATGTTCAGATATGTATATTTACTCTCTCGTCTTGtggtattatttttattattatctctctttaaaatttaaaatcaaacggACGTATTGtagcaaataaaatatttttggcaGAACCGTATAGTtttaattggatttttttttt
This window contains:
- the LOC122034801 gene encoding protein KAKU4-like, coding for MSSLFGHRRRPEETPPPPPSPHAAPPGNAGGGWLANIVYGAGKLVSSVFGSDSASSSSYCCSLEEETDGNSNEDENVSLDLRQSEQLNEKLKTSYLVNDSMEGSIVILKEVGSKAAIEQLLLQETFTRDECNKLIKTIESRVVDDHSAEVDPHHLPKDMSDMVVSKDIAYPQSYQLSHPAGDLPKSTYSVLKSLSPTSCTCQADDMFPDSAIRKVNRWLESKRSSSSSKTAFDHGPSTLHTDMLQSDLEGLCPVDVAKSYMRSLPACQLENIDTSMYKTAPSRGMSLCNDRTNSISYHPSPSSKKRSYHTSTTGKNVDHRRVRAKSTYNLLSGPCSTLPEALALHTTDENATVAVRQSNERTNEHVKILPVNNNSDMDMASETILTHTSKPSLEPTDPRVGGGSFCFDPINDMPDDKQGIRETLMATQHLSIMGSSEVEKDGNSKQYVLYSERPATAVEVIKSEKGPVLALPRFPFARLKKRPSSKTAIKEEPQTSSDTATAAAATNSFHPPIGSPDRQSHRRLKLKVAARLKRGRTLEN